From Cellvibrio zantedeschiae, the proteins below share one genomic window:
- the dnaG gene encoding DNA primase, with amino-acid sequence MSGMIPQSFIDDLLDRIDIVDTVDSRVKLKKTGKNYSACCPFHDEKTPSFTVSPDKQFYYCFGCGASGNALGFVMDYERLSFPEAIESLARVAGLTVPREVQTEAQAKREQERKSIYSLLEKADEFYQQQLRHHPSKHMAVNYLKGRGLDGKTAKDYGVGFAPPGWDNLLKNLANNDEDKHLLIEGGMLIHHENDKKLYDRFRHRIMFPIRDIRGRVIGFGGRVLGDDKPKYLNSPETPVFHKGQELYGLYEARQAYRDLPRLLVVEGYMDVVSLAQFGIRYGVATLGTACGEDHLDKAFKYTNEVVFCFDGDKAGRSAAHRALEASLTTMADGRTVKFLFLPEGEDPDTLVRQIGPEKFERMIELAVPLEDFLFDAVAEGLNIRTMEGRATFSKRAAPMLDKLPKSVFRELMFENLATRTGLSRNILQDLVLEAAKNPEPKPEPIKEPAKPVVREPIKTAPKQVHIQQAIQPPSGQSQAPQQQEDPGWASYYHNEYDTEAPPPNYDEFYSGHHSRSAVAESASPWNSASNRMLITPARKAVALLASSPSLAALEADYVGWLDNSDPDIQTLGRLLKVLHERPHYNFSHLIGYWRGIYGEEETERLAKIAGSDLLQAASALAITREDKAAKANYDNEAAFKGCLEALHRQQNQKKSADSLEKLKNTDFTQLSKAEREQLVRAALANKTPQD; translated from the coding sequence ATGTCCGGCATGATTCCGCAAAGCTTTATCGACGATTTGCTCGACCGTATCGATATTGTTGATACGGTGGATAGCCGTGTAAAGCTGAAAAAGACCGGCAAGAATTACAGCGCCTGCTGCCCCTTTCATGATGAGAAAACCCCCTCTTTCACCGTAAGCCCGGACAAACAGTTTTACTACTGCTTTGGCTGCGGCGCGAGCGGTAATGCGCTGGGTTTTGTGATGGATTACGAGCGCTTGAGCTTTCCCGAAGCCATCGAATCCCTCGCTCGCGTGGCAGGGCTAACCGTTCCGCGCGAAGTGCAAACCGAAGCGCAAGCCAAGCGCGAGCAAGAGCGCAAAAGTATTTACAGCCTGCTGGAAAAAGCTGACGAATTTTACCAACAGCAACTGCGCCATCACCCCAGCAAGCACATGGCGGTAAACTACCTTAAGGGCCGTGGACTGGATGGCAAAACCGCCAAAGACTACGGTGTGGGTTTCGCCCCACCCGGCTGGGATAATCTGCTCAAAAACCTCGCTAATAATGATGAAGACAAGCACTTGCTGATTGAAGGCGGCATGCTGATTCATCACGAAAACGACAAAAAACTCTACGACCGTTTTCGCCACCGCATTATGTTCCCCATTCGCGATATTCGCGGGCGCGTGATTGGTTTCGGTGGCCGCGTTCTGGGAGATGACAAACCCAAATACCTCAATTCACCCGAAACACCCGTCTTCCACAAAGGCCAGGAACTTTACGGGCTTTACGAGGCACGCCAAGCCTATCGGGATTTACCGCGCCTGCTGGTCGTTGAAGGCTATATGGATGTGGTGAGCCTGGCGCAATTTGGTATTCGCTACGGTGTTGCGACACTCGGCACAGCCTGCGGTGAAGACCATTTGGACAAAGCCTTTAAATACACCAACGAAGTCGTGTTTTGTTTCGATGGCGACAAAGCTGGCCGCAGCGCCGCCCATCGCGCACTGGAAGCATCTCTCACCACTATGGCGGATGGCCGAACCGTAAAATTCCTGTTTTTACCGGAAGGCGAAGACCCGGATACTCTCGTTCGCCAAATTGGCCCAGAGAAATTCGAGCGCATGATTGAGCTGGCCGTTCCGCTGGAGGACTTCCTGTTTGACGCAGTTGCCGAAGGCTTGAATATTCGCACCATGGAAGGCCGAGCGACTTTTAGTAAGCGCGCCGCGCCCATGCTCGATAAGTTACCCAAAAGCGTTTTCCGCGAGCTTATGTTTGAAAACCTTGCGACACGAACCGGTTTGAGCCGCAATATTTTGCAGGATTTAGTCCTTGAAGCCGCGAAAAATCCTGAGCCCAAACCCGAGCCAATAAAAGAGCCGGCCAAACCTGTTGTAAGAGAGCCGATAAAAACCGCGCCCAAACAGGTTCACATTCAACAGGCAATCCAACCGCCGTCAGGCCAGTCGCAAGCTCCGCAACAGCAGGAAGACCCGGGCTGGGCGAGCTACTACCATAATGAGTACGACACTGAAGCGCCACCGCCCAATTACGATGAGTTTTACAGCGGCCATCATTCACGCTCGGCAGTTGCAGAATCTGCGTCGCCCTGGAATAGCGCAAGCAACCGCATGCTAATAACGCCAGCGCGAAAAGCGGTTGCGCTATTAGCCTCCTCACCAAGTTTGGCTGCATTGGAAGCTGACTACGTAGGCTGGCTCGACAATAGCGACCCCGATATTCAAACCCTGGGCCGCTTGCTTAAAGTCTTACACGAGCGTCCCCATTACAATTTCTCGCATTTGATTGGCTACTGGCGTGGAATTTACGGCGAGGAAGAGACCGAACGCCTGGCAAAAATTGCTGGCAGCGACCTACTCCAAGCTGCTAGCGCCTTGGCTATCACCCGTGAGGACAAAGCCGCAAAAGCCAATTACGATAATGAAGCTGCCTTCAAGGGCTGCCTGGAAGCCCTGCACCGTCAGCAAAATCAAAAAAAATCCGCCGACTCCTTGGAAAAACTCAAAAACACCGACTTTACTCAGCTCAGCAAAGCCGAACGGGAACAATTGGTGCGCGCCGCACTGGCAAATAAAACCCCGCAAGATTGA
- the rpoD gene encoding RNA polymerase sigma factor RpoD, which yields MSDDAQEKQSRIKELIARGKEQGYLTYAEVNDHLPEDISDPDQVEDIIQMINDMGIRVYETAPDADTLLMTDGDSAADEIAAAEAAAALAAVETEAGRTTDPVRMYMREMGTVELLTREGEIVIAKRIEEGVRELMHAVAYWPGAVQTVLNEYALVAKEERRLADVIIGWLDPVEEIPATLIDEDAEIEVAPVAGAKPAGDDDDDEGGATEDEEEAVSGVDPEEAKVRFEALQKQQDKVTKTLAKYGYGSKQAEKELSELGDLFKFFKLPARQFEPIYSKARETLESVRKAERLVMDLCTRKAQMQRKTFIKEFPGNEINEEWLPDLIKAKTENADKLQAVLPDVIAGQQALAHIETETGLSLASIKDINRRMSIGEARARRAKKEMVEANLRLVISIAKKYTNRGLQFLDLIQEGNIGLMKAVDKFEYRRGYKFSTYATWWIRQAITRSIADQARTIRIPVHMIETINKLNRVSRQMLQEMGREPTPEELGERMDMPEDKVRKVLKIAKEPISMETPIGDDEDSHLGDFIEDTTIVSPVESATMEGLMEATREVLAGLTAREAKVLRMRFGIDMNTDHTLEEVGKQFDVTRERIRQIEAKALRKLRHPSRSDHLRSFLDD from the coding sequence ATGTCTGATGACGCTCAAGAAAAACAGTCTCGTATTAAAGAGCTGATAGCCCGCGGTAAAGAGCAGGGCTACCTCACGTACGCTGAAGTTAACGACCACTTACCGGAAGATATTTCTGATCCGGATCAGGTTGAAGACATCATCCAGATGATTAACGACATGGGGATTCGCGTATACGAAACCGCACCCGATGCCGATACCTTATTAATGACCGACGGCGACTCTGCCGCCGATGAAATTGCCGCTGCCGAAGCTGCCGCTGCCCTCGCCGCCGTAGAAACCGAAGCTGGCCGCACCACCGACCCAGTGCGTATGTACATGCGCGAAATGGGCACTGTGGAATTGCTAACTCGCGAAGGCGAAATCGTTATTGCCAAGCGCATTGAAGAAGGTGTGCGCGAGCTGATGCACGCCGTTGCCTACTGGCCCGGTGCAGTGCAAACCGTACTCAATGAATATGCGTTGGTTGCTAAAGAAGAACGTCGCCTTGCTGACGTTATCATCGGCTGGTTAGATCCAGTAGAAGAAATTCCTGCAACCCTGATTGATGAAGACGCCGAAATTGAAGTTGCTCCTGTCGCTGGCGCAAAACCCGCTGGCGATGATGACGACGACGAAGGCGGTGCAACTGAAGATGAAGAAGAAGCTGTTTCTGGTGTAGATCCAGAAGAAGCCAAAGTTCGTTTTGAAGCCCTGCAAAAGCAACAAGACAAAGTGACTAAAACCTTGGCCAAATACGGTTACGGTAGCAAGCAAGCAGAAAAAGAATTATCTGAATTGGGCGACCTGTTCAAATTCTTCAAACTGCCTGCACGTCAGTTCGAACCTATTTACTCCAAAGCGCGCGAAACACTTGAGAGCGTGCGTAAAGCCGAACGTTTGGTAATGGATTTGTGCACGCGCAAAGCGCAAATGCAACGCAAAACTTTTATCAAAGAATTCCCCGGCAATGAAATTAACGAAGAATGGCTGCCAGATTTAATTAAAGCCAAAACTGAAAATGCGGACAAATTACAAGCCGTATTGCCAGATGTTATCGCAGGCCAGCAAGCACTCGCACATATCGAAACCGAAACCGGTTTGAGTTTGGCGAGCATTAAAGATATCAACCGTCGCATGTCGATTGGTGAAGCGCGTGCACGCCGTGCCAAAAAAGAAATGGTTGAGGCCAACTTGCGTCTCGTTATTTCTATCGCAAAAAAATACACCAACCGCGGTTTGCAATTCCTCGATTTGATTCAGGAAGGCAACATCGGTTTGATGAAAGCGGTGGATAAATTCGAATACCGTCGCGGCTATAAGTTCTCAACTTACGCTACATGGTGGATTCGTCAGGCAATCACTCGTTCTATCGCAGACCAGGCGCGCACTATCCGTATTCCGGTGCACATGATTGAGACCATCAACAAACTCAACCGTGTATCGCGTCAAATGCTGCAAGAAATGGGTCGTGAGCCAACGCCGGAAGAACTCGGCGAACGCATGGACATGCCAGAAGATAAAGTTCGTAAAGTGCTGAAAATCGCCAAAGAACCTATCTCCATGGAAACCCCAATCGGTGACGATGAAGATTCACATTTGGGCGACTTTATTGAAGATACGACAATCGTGTCTCCGGTTGAATCAGCCACAATGGAAGGCTTAATGGAAGCAACACGCGAAGTTTTAGCAGGCCTCACCGCCCGCGAAGCAAAAGTATTGCGTATGCGTTTCGGTATCGACATGAACACCGACCACACCTTGGAAGAAGTGGGTAAACAATTCGACGTAACGCGCGAGCGTATCCGTCAGATCGAAGCCAAGGCGTTGCGCAAATTGCGCCACCCATCGCGCTCTGATCATTTGCGCAGCTTTTTAGATGACTAG
- a CDS encoding alpha/beta hydrolase → MKSIKVGVWVCLIVSFAQAAWAEDQTQWAPDKRDITYAGVEATDNPRKLDVYLPAKAKKPFPLLVWYHGGGLTSGTKNYVNDQRIASYWRSKGVAVVNVDYRLSPQVKFPAYIEDAAQATAWAFRNAAKLGADPKRIYVGGHSAGAYLATMQAMDERYLRAQGVELTSLAGFISLSGQMTTHFNVRKERGLSDLPLVVDDAAPSHYIRKNIPRLLLLIGDHDWPARLEENQLMYAQFVQLAKTDKASFKVIADRDHNAIYDRIPQPQDETYKVISEFIGVD, encoded by the coding sequence ATGAAAAGCATTAAGGTTGGCGTTTGGGTTTGCTTGATTGTGTCCTTTGCACAGGCCGCGTGGGCAGAGGATCAAACACAGTGGGCGCCTGACAAGCGCGATATTACTTATGCTGGCGTTGAGGCGACGGATAACCCGCGCAAGCTGGACGTATATCTTCCTGCAAAAGCCAAGAAACCTTTTCCTTTGTTGGTGTGGTATCACGGTGGTGGTTTGACCTCCGGGACCAAAAACTATGTTAATGATCAACGCATTGCCAGCTACTGGCGCTCCAAAGGTGTGGCAGTGGTGAATGTCGATTACCGCCTGTCGCCACAGGTGAAATTTCCGGCGTATATCGAAGATGCCGCGCAAGCAACAGCTTGGGCATTTCGCAATGCAGCCAAGCTGGGCGCTGATCCCAAGCGAATTTATGTAGGCGGGCATTCTGCAGGTGCTTATTTGGCCACCATGCAGGCAATGGATGAGCGCTATTTACGTGCGCAAGGTGTAGAGCTAACTTCTTTAGCGGGTTTTATTTCGTTAAGCGGCCAAATGACAACGCATTTTAATGTACGCAAAGAGCGCGGTTTGAGTGATTTACCGCTGGTGGTGGATGACGCCGCACCCTCGCACTACATACGTAAGAATATTCCGCGATTGTTACTCTTGATTGGCGACCACGATTGGCCGGCGCGTTTGGAAGAAAACCAATTGATGTATGCACAATTCGTGCAGCTGGCGAAAACCGATAAGGCGAGTTTTAAAGTGATTGCAGATCGCGACCACAACGCGATTTATGACCGTATTCCCCAGCCGCAGGATGAAACCTATAAGGTGATTTCGGAGTTTATCGGAGTGGATTAA
- a CDS encoding winged helix-turn-helix domain-containing protein: MKRGTRLKRAVRRALCSVGRGCSDELVNLVFNLSSLLFSEHALKHTGFGRRSAGELFNEAVEGRYREICELFKNLVAENSAEFQVLEMNDAIRSPDSVLQTAELLVAQSDYLSWYSKNGYTTAEELNQSDQCSKAEVASKDLQLIRYVLMALARAIDSSPEKVCKFCFRIITQRLSCRKHLSTQSSVVLGQSGNVERNRAKKILDVMDPTAVRLLDRFRAQRIILGDNVLVLSSEETERNPVSILRNGAPIAPDVYRLIKLAKTENWDDFKPKVLSFIKQNSPHVFKVIRPEVYEKCYSFNDFVGAVYSKGCLDNTMEASLDPYWFFRTVVIAELWYIGEILVPQVDGRFKDNSERDERILDYVYRQRLTYREISAREGISIGSISKIVKRGAK; this comes from the coding sequence ATGAAGCGAGGTACAAGGTTAAAGCGTGCAGTTCGGCGGGCTTTGTGTTCGGTCGGTAGGGGGTGCAGTGATGAGCTTGTTAATCTTGTGTTTAATTTGTCATCTTTGTTGTTTAGTGAGCATGCATTAAAACATACGGGGTTCGGCAGAAGGTCTGCCGGAGAGCTGTTCAATGAGGCAGTTGAAGGGCGATATAGGGAAATCTGCGAACTGTTTAAAAATCTCGTTGCTGAGAATAGTGCTGAGTTTCAAGTGCTGGAGATGAATGATGCAATCAGGTCTCCTGATTCAGTGCTGCAAACTGCTGAGCTGTTAGTTGCGCAATCTGATTACTTGAGTTGGTATAGTAAGAATGGATATACGACAGCTGAGGAATTGAATCAGAGTGACCAATGCAGCAAAGCTGAGGTCGCTAGCAAAGATTTGCAATTAATTCGTTATGTTTTAATGGCGCTGGCAAGAGCAATTGATTCATCACCGGAGAAGGTGTGTAAGTTTTGTTTTCGCATTATTACTCAAAGATTGTCATGCAGAAAACATCTCTCCACTCAATCATCAGTGGTTTTGGGCCAGTCAGGTAATGTTGAAAGAAATAGAGCAAAGAAAATATTGGATGTAATGGACCCTACAGCAGTTCGGCTTTTGGATAGGTTCCGGGCACAAAGAATAATACTTGGGGATAATGTGTTGGTCTTAAGTTCGGAAGAGACGGAAAGGAACCCTGTATCCATATTACGCAATGGCGCGCCCATAGCGCCAGATGTTTACAGGCTAATCAAGTTAGCTAAGACTGAGAATTGGGACGATTTTAAACCAAAGGTTTTGTCATTCATAAAGCAAAATAGTCCTCACGTTTTTAAAGTCATAAGGCCTGAAGTTTATGAAAAATGCTATAGCTTTAATGATTTTGTCGGTGCCGTATACAGCAAAGGATGCCTAGACAACACTATGGAGGCATCACTTGATCCATATTGGTTTTTCAGAACAGTAGTTATTGCTGAGCTTTGGTATATCGGTGAAATATTGGTGCCACAGGTGGACGGAAGGTTTAAAGATAACTCTGAGAGAGATGAGAGGATCTTAGACTATGTATATAGACAGCGGCTCACCTATCGAGAGATCTCCGCTAGGGAGGGCATTAGCATAGGCTCAATTTCTAAGATTGTTAAACGGGGTGCTAAATAA
- a CDS encoding helix-turn-helix domain-containing protein, which translates to MIRQRNLLPRDQAAEYLSVKPQTLAAWATTGRYDLPFIKIGRKVFYALDELESFIERRTYTSTP; encoded by the coding sequence ATGATTCGACAAAGAAACCTACTCCCCCGTGACCAAGCTGCGGAGTACTTATCAGTTAAACCGCAAACACTGGCCGCTTGGGCAACAACCGGTCGGTATGACCTGCCATTCATAAAAATTGGGCGGAAAGTTTTTTATGCGCTTGATGAGCTAGAAAGCTTTATCGAGAGAAGGACATATACCAGTACTCCATGA
- a CDS encoding type IV secretion system DNA-binding domain-containing protein, with protein MNPPHNKRYQLWPQMVVLFAIFFLAQSIILWNTTWGWFDHSDWGSFKKHYPFILTIFGKYIPFVEFQKWLIYWNNLGVANLRTEFILHLTLPIIFSFVTSFLFVRQLLWVEGGRERVIHIKGPLLLEGNRAERHARASHQRDLKANLSSKKGIYIHPKISLCTQREQASFGIVGATGGGKSTVFKPLVSQAISRGDYAIIYDEKGEYTSSFYNSDTTHLIAAWDERSACWNIFLDVGTKHQAELLALCLIPDRGGKDAIWFTGARMLFVGMILVLLSYKKPWGWKALSNMLSTPQDQMLELLNIHHPIAASFIKKESVTTQGFYVNLTGELSWIEDLAIAWPRPVKGGFSVKKWVSGNDPKKVIIIQSDPRFDSIGAPLCNAIVSLITRNFLALEENIERKTWLFIDEFANLPRNPMIKKWLELARSRGARSVICTQSISQIREIYGANDTDTILNLLSNIISLRIGSGGDEAKYISRIFGERIVERPNSSDANATWVRTREQLVEDFELTQLKPASNKGVEGYLFVPGWQATYKLVWPIYKANSVAKRHCPAKWIEAIAPKENTKSPQTNRLNKRGIQC; from the coding sequence ATGAATCCACCACATAACAAACGATATCAACTATGGCCACAAATGGTTGTGCTATTCGCTATTTTTTTCTTAGCGCAATCAATAATACTCTGGAATACCACTTGGGGCTGGTTTGATCACTCAGACTGGGGATCATTTAAAAAGCACTACCCTTTTATACTCACAATTTTTGGCAAGTACATTCCATTTGTCGAATTCCAAAAATGGCTGATCTATTGGAATAACCTAGGAGTGGCCAATCTAAGAACTGAATTTATTTTGCACCTTACATTGCCAATTATTTTCTCATTTGTAACGTCATTTTTGTTCGTTCGCCAACTCCTTTGGGTGGAGGGCGGACGGGAGAGAGTAATTCATATCAAAGGCCCGCTATTGTTAGAGGGAAATAGAGCAGAACGACATGCAAGGGCTTCACATCAACGAGATTTAAAAGCAAATTTGAGTTCCAAAAAGGGGATTTATATTCACCCTAAAATCAGCTTATGCACGCAACGTGAACAAGCCAGTTTCGGCATAGTTGGTGCGACTGGTGGCGGTAAATCGACGGTATTTAAGCCGTTAGTTAGCCAAGCTATAAGTCGTGGCGACTACGCAATTATTTATGATGAGAAAGGCGAATACACTTCTAGCTTTTATAATTCTGATACTACCCATTTAATTGCCGCCTGGGATGAGCGTAGTGCCTGCTGGAATATATTTTTAGATGTTGGCACAAAGCATCAAGCCGAACTGCTAGCTTTGTGCCTAATTCCTGATAGGGGCGGAAAAGATGCTATATGGTTTACAGGTGCAAGGATGCTCTTTGTTGGAATGATATTGGTACTGCTGAGTTACAAAAAGCCGTGGGGCTGGAAAGCGTTGAGCAACATGTTGAGCACTCCTCAAGATCAAATGTTGGAGCTACTAAATATTCACCACCCAATCGCGGCATCTTTCATAAAAAAAGAATCGGTGACAACGCAGGGCTTTTACGTGAACTTGACAGGAGAGCTGAGTTGGATTGAGGATCTGGCTATTGCGTGGCCTCGTCCTGTCAAAGGCGGTTTCAGTGTAAAAAAATGGGTTTCAGGAAACGACCCAAAGAAAGTCATCATCATACAGTCAGATCCACGCTTTGACTCTATTGGAGCACCGCTGTGCAATGCAATAGTGTCACTTATCACGCGAAACTTTCTTGCGCTAGAAGAAAATATTGAGCGCAAAACTTGGTTATTCATTGACGAGTTTGCGAATCTACCCCGAAATCCCATGATAAAAAAATGGCTTGAACTTGCTCGTAGTCGTGGAGCCAGGTCTGTGATTTGCACGCAGTCAATATCTCAAATTCGAGAAATTTATGGGGCGAACGATACGGATACAATATTAAATTTATTATCAAACATAATATCTTTACGGATCGGCTCCGGTGGCGATGAAGCCAAGTACATTTCTAGAATATTTGGTGAAAGAATTGTTGAGCGACCCAACTCATCTGACGCTAATGCAACATGGGTACGCACCAGAGAGCAGTTGGTAGAGGACTTTGAATTGACGCAACTGAAACCTGCAAGCAACAAGGGAGTTGAAGGCTACTTATTTGTTCCTGGCTGGCAAGCAACTTACAAATTAGTTTGGCCAATATATAAAGCAAATTCAGTAGCTAAAAGGCACTGCCCTGCAAAATGGATCGAGGCAATTGCTCCGAAGGAAAATACAAAATCGCCACAAACAAATCGTCTGAATAAGAGGGGAATACAATGCTGA